One stretch of Lacrimispora sphenoides DNA includes these proteins:
- a CDS encoding stage III sporulation protein AG, which produces MIWRNRILKFKWKMGKDKWLILLAVGMIILILTFPSGSGMAARVEKTAESKNQTALQKGIVTEPADGEAAVAAGADRTYEEQLEARVKRILKTVDGVGQVEVMIVLKSSEEKVLRVDKDSSDSSTEEKDSSGGTRKLTSADRKENTILTGSGENTAPIVEKEIRPEIEGIIISAQGGGSPTVKAEISGAMEALFNLPPHKIKVLKRVE; this is translated from the coding sequence ATGATTTGGAGGAACAGGATATTGAAATTCAAATGGAAGATGGGAAAGGATAAATGGCTGATCCTGCTGGCGGTTGGAATGATTATCCTGATCCTTACATTTCCCTCCGGTTCGGGTATGGCTGCCAGGGTAGAGAAAACAGCAGAAAGCAAAAACCAGACGGCACTGCAAAAAGGTATTGTGACAGAGCCAGCAGATGGGGAAGCGGCTGTTGCGGCAGGAGCAGACCGGACCTATGAGGAACAACTGGAGGCGAGGGTGAAGAGAATCCTAAAAACCGTGGATGGGGTCGGTCAGGTAGAAGTAATGATCGTACTGAAATCCTCAGAAGAGAAGGTACTCCGAGTCGATAAGGACAGTTCGGATTCATCTACTGAGGAAAAGGACAGCTCCGGGGGAACCAGAAAGCTCACCAGCGCAGATCGCAAGGAAAACACTATTCTGACCGGTTCAGGAGAAAATACAGCTCCCATTGTGGAGAAAGAGATACGTCCGGAAATAGAAGGAATCATCATCAGTGCCCAGGGCGGTGGCAGTCCTACGGTAAAAGCTGAAATTTCCGGTGCCATGGAAGCATTATTTAACCTGCCCCCACATAAAATTAAAGTATTAAAGAGGGTGGAATAA